The Gammaproteobacteria bacterium genome segment ACAGATCTGGCGCGACGGCCGGGGCGAAGTCTTCACCCCCGGCGAGTTCTACAACCTGGGCGGCAAGACCAAGTGGTACGGCGCAGCCCTGTTGCGCTTCATGCCCCACGAGTTCAAGGCCGACGCGGCACACCAATGCCTGCCCTGGCCCATCGGCTACGACGTTCTCGCGCCCTGGTACGACGAGGCCGAGCGCCTGCTCGGCGTACGCCACTTCGAACACGAGGCCGATTTGCGGCGCCTGATCGCGGGCATCACGGCACAGGGCGATTGGCGGGCCGAATCGCTGCCCCTCGGGCTTCGCCCCGCCATAATTTCCGACCTGCGTGAAGCCAAACATTTTGACGGCTTCGCCTCCGTGGCCGGCCACAAGGCCGACGCCGAGCGCAGCCTGTTGGAAAGCGTAACGACGACACCCGGCTGCGCGGTGAAACTCAACTATAAGGCCATTGGCTTCAGCCACGCCGACGGCGACCCCGCCACCCTCACCGGCGTGAACTGCCTGGGAGGCGCCCATTTCACCGCCCCGACCATCATCCTCGCCGCCGGAGCCATGAGTTCGCCACGGCTGCTGCAGGCCTATTTCAGTCACACTGGTCTGGAGGCCACCCTGCCCTCCGCGCGGCAGGCCGGCGCCCATTTCAAGATGCACGTCAACAGCGCCCTGCTGGCCTTCGCGCCGCGCAAGTTTCGCGACGCGCTGCGCAAGACGGCTATCTTC includes the following:
- a CDS encoding GMC family oxidoreductase, which codes for MNHDFDAIVIGSGAGGSATAYQLARHGKRVLVLEKGGRLPRDGSTLDVRQVFGEGRFGNKQIWRDGRGEVFTPGEFYNLGGKTKWYGAALLRFMPHEFKADAAHQCLPWPIGYDVLAPWYDEAERLLGVRHFEHEADLRRLIAGITAQGDWRAESLPLGLRPAIISDLREAKHFDGFASVAGHKADAERSLLESVTTTPGCAVKLNYKAIGFSHADGDPATLTGVNCLGGAHFTAPTIILAAGAMSSPRLLQAYFSHTGLEATLPSARQAGAHFKMHVNSALLAFAPRKFRDALRKTAIFFNDAFPHSSVQPLGWLDGEILATQLPGFVPGFVTKALGARAYGFFVTTEDGSTPDNRITEGTDGPVMDYDLARLGPARTEHRAVLRAFKRALLRRGLLSAARHMGPAGTAHALGSLVMGDDPAHSVVDAHGRVHGLRNLYVADGSVLPRSSRVNPALTIYAWGLRLGEHLAPENSA